A genomic segment from Nicotiana tabacum cultivar K326 chromosome 9, ASM71507v2, whole genome shotgun sequence encodes:
- the LOC107814696 gene encoding uncharacterized protein LOC107814696 — protein sequence MDPKHGSGTCNHSRTDTVVTENETEASSPIIFLLDSKNESESRTSSDAILNESTSGSSKSSELSRSIFSSSSGSSSDDFILVNPNIASNSITLDIPSSKYSRDAKPLSQDDYNGSNGMFHNLELNRSTSPATQISDISDEPLLPNILSITKSPSIQMMERQGGYDPNRVPSSIFGSISSTPKEWSAASDESLFSINASLSRDHILLMGGDIWKSGELHKSGELKNKCIELDRSEDTERGVVTGNNHIEAGSQHEPIKKELHFEEEIKVGRRAEYSTTTGHSKGNEGFRDSYSTIHHSDGSGTSLAFPVSGKSTEPFCHIICYTRKKSIWPLCFYSYCSCGFCCSRWPSCCCKCSGCLSCKWSSWICCSCKWLSWSGCCHKWPSRQDCC from the exons ATGGACCCTAAACATGGAAGTGGAACCTGTAACCATTCTCGAACAGATACAGTGGTTACTGAAAATGAAACTGAGGCCAGTTCACCAATAATATTTCTCCTGGATTCTAAAAATGAGAGTGAAAGCAGAACAAGTTCAGATGCCATCTTAAATGAAAGTACTTCAGGATCAAGTAAAAGTTCAGAACTTTCCCGTTCCATATTTTCATCCTCATCTGGTTCTTCCTCGGATGATTTCATCTTAGTGAATCCAAATATAGCATCCAACTCTATCACATTAGATATACCATCTTCTAAATATTCTAGGGATGCCAAACCTTTATCCCAAGATGACTACAATGGTTCGAATGGTATGTTCCATAATTTGGAACTGAATAGATCAACAAGCCCCGCCACGCAGATTTCAGACATCTCTGATGAACCTTTATTGCCAAACATACTGTCAATTACAAAATCTCCTTCTATCCAAATGATGGAGAGGCAAGGAGGTTATGATCCCAACAGAGTTCCATCTTCTATTTTTGGAAGTATATCCTCAACACCTAAGGAATGGAGTGCTGCCTCTGATGAGTCATTGTTTAGTATCAACGCCAGTCTTTCGAGGGATCATATTCTATTGATGGGTGGAGATATCTGGAAATCAGGGGAACTGCATAAATCTGGGGAACTAAAAAACAAGTGTATAGAATTAGACAGATCTGAAGATACGGAAAGGGGTGTGGTAACTGGAAACAACCATATTGAAGCAGGAAGTCAACATGAACCAATTAAGAAAGAACTCCATTTTGAAGAGGAAATAAAAGTAGGACGGAGAGCAGAATATTCAACTACCACTGGCCATTCCAAAGGAAATGAAGGGTTTAGAGACTCCTACAGCACAATTCACCATTCTGACGGGAGTGGTACGTCTTTAGCTTTTCCAGT AAGTGGGAAGTCCACAGAACCTTTCTGCCATATTATTTGTTACACAAGAAAGAAGTCCATATGGCCATTGTGCTTCTACTCCTATTGTAGCTGCGGGTTTTGCTGCTCTAGGTGGCCAAGCTGTTGTTGTAAGTGCTCAGGTTGCTTATCTTGTAAGTGGTCAAGCTGGATATGTTGCTCTTGTAAGTGGTTAAGTTGGTCTGGTTGCTGCCATAAGTGGCCAAGCAGACAGGACTGCTGCTGA
- the LOC107814698 gene encoding putative methylesterase 11, chloroplastic, translating to MGNSLACFSQNQAIKRNKTRAKSSHSLPPPHFPSSASQRSDKVFPKENSIDDDYIKDQARVAAALLLQHHQQKGTLTQFERSVSLRDPLASSKRQKRIPRSSSSRPSLLSDSLPQQLELPNQGTEVEELETKHFVLVHGGGFGAWCWYKTSTLLKENGYQVDAIDLTGSGAHSFDSNNITSLSEYVKPLTNYLEKLPESKKVILVGHDIGGVCVSYAMELHRSKISKAVFIAAAMLMNEQSILDMFSMQLGSDNLCQRAQMFLYANGKNRPPTAIDFDKSLLKDVLFNQTPAKDVELASVLMRPIPFAPLTEKLSLSATNYGSIPRFYVKTLEDFAIAVSLQEAMIDSDPPEHVFQMKGSDHSPFLSKPQALHKILVEISKIPLK from the exons ATGGGGAACTCATTGGCATGTTTCTCTCAAAATCAAGCTATCAAAAGAAACAAAACTAGAGCTAAATCATCACATAGTCTTCCTCCTCCACATTTTCCTAGCTCTGCTAGTCAAAGATCAGATAAAGTATTTCCAAAGGAGAATAGTATTGATGATGACTATATAAAAGATCAAGCTCGAGTTGCTGCAGCCTTGCTTCTCCAACACCACCAACAAAAGGGAACACTTACTCAGTTTGAACGCTCAGTTTCTTTAAGGGACCCTTTAGCATCATCTAAGAGGCAAAAGAGGATTCCCAGAAGTTCAAGTTCTCGTCCAAGTTTACTGTCTGATTCTCTGCCTCAGCAACTGGAACTTCCTAATCAG GGTACAGAAGTTGAAGAATTAGAGACTAAGCATTTTGTTCTTGTCCATGGAGGCGGTTTTGGTGCTTGGTGTTGGTATAAAACTTCAACTCTACTCAAAGAAAATGGATATCAGGTTGATGCCATAGACTTAACTGGTTCTGGTGCTCATTCTTTTGACTCCAACAACATTACCTCTTTGTCTGAATATGTTAAACCACTTACCAATTACCTTGAGAAGCTCCCAGAAAGCAAAAAG GTTATCTTGGTTGGCCACGATATTGGAGGAGTTTGTGTTTCTTACGCAATGGAGTTGCATCGATCAAAAATTTCTAAGGCGGTTTTTATTGCTGCAGCAATGTTGATGAATGAGCAAAGCATACTTGATATGTTCTCAATGCAG CTTGGCTCGGATAATCTTTGTCAACGAGCTCAAATGTTTCTTTATGCAAATGGCAAGAATCGTCCTCCAACTGCAATTGATTTCGACAAATCATTATTGAAAGATGTTTTGTTCAATCAAACCCCTGCTAAG GATGTTGAATTAGCATCAGTATTGATGAGGCCAATCCCTTTTGCACCTTTGACAGAGAAGCTTTCCCTTTCTGCAACAAATTATGGTTCTATCCCAAGATTCTATGTAAAAACACTTGAAGATTTTGCGATTGCTGTGTCTCTTCAGGAGGCCATGATAGATTCAGATCCACCAGAACATGTTTTCCAAATGAAAGGCTCCGACCATTCGCCATTTCTGTCAAAACCTCAAGCGCTACACAAGATTTTAGTGGAAATTTCAAAGATTCCTCTAAAATGA